In Kaistella faecalis, a genomic segment contains:
- the dut gene encoding dUTP diphosphatase encodes MKIKIINKSKHALPKYQTALSAGMDLYANIEESVTLKPLERKLISTGLLIELPQGFEAQIRPRSGLAIKNGITVLNTPGTIDADYRGEIGVILVNLSGEPFTINNGDRIAQMIIAKHETAVWEEVAELGKTDRGAGGFGSTSK; translated from the coding sequence ATGAAAATAAAAATCATCAACAAATCCAAACACGCTTTACCAAAATATCAAACGGCACTATCTGCCGGAATGGATCTCTACGCAAACATTGAGGAATCTGTAACATTAAAACCTTTAGAAAGAAAACTCATTTCCACAGGGCTACTCATTGAATTACCACAGGGTTTTGAAGCGCAGATCCGCCCCCGCAGTGGTCTTGCAATAAAAAACGGAATCACTGTATTGAATACGCCAGGCACCATCGATGCAGATTACAGGGGAGAAATAGGCGTAATTTTAGTAAATTTATCAGGCGAACCTTTCACGATAAATAACGGCGACCGGATTGCTCAAATGATAATCGCCAAACATGAAACTGCAGTTTGGGAAGAAGTAGCAGAACTTGGTAAAACGGATCGCGGCGCTGGCGGATTCGGAAGTACCTCTAAATAA
- a CDS encoding sugar phosphate nucleotidyltransferase — protein MKIIVPMAGRGSRLRPHTLTVPKPLIPIAGKPIVQRLVEDIAKVAGEKIDEIAFIIGDFGPQVEASLIQIAEKLGAKGSVYTQDEPLGTAHAIKCAEASMRGDVVVAFADTLFKADFILDKNSDGVIWVKKVDDPSAFGVVKLDDYGFITDFVEKPKTFVSDLAIIGIYYFNSAEKLMDEINYIMSNDIKQGGEYQLTTALENLRQKGAKFSLGKVDDWMDCGNKNATVETNGKVLHYEKENVANYPATAKITNCLIIPPCFIGENVEISNSKIGPCVSVGNNTKIINSNIDHSLIQEDTLIDHGNLSNSMIGNSAQYFGVAREISLGDYSVLDFLSKS, from the coding sequence ATGAAAATTATCGTTCCGATGGCGGGAAGAGGTTCCCGATTAAGACCTCACACATTAACCGTTCCTAAACCATTAATCCCCATCGCGGGAAAACCTATTGTTCAGCGCCTTGTAGAAGATATCGCTAAAGTTGCAGGTGAAAAAATTGATGAAATTGCTTTTATTATCGGTGATTTCGGACCTCAGGTTGAGGCCTCTTTAATTCAAATTGCAGAGAAATTAGGTGCAAAAGGAAGTGTTTATACCCAGGACGAACCGCTTGGCACCGCCCACGCAATTAAATGTGCTGAAGCGTCCATGCGGGGAGATGTAGTTGTAGCATTTGCAGACACCCTTTTTAAAGCAGATTTTATTCTTGATAAAAATTCCGATGGCGTTATCTGGGTGAAAAAGGTGGATGATCCTTCCGCATTCGGAGTAGTAAAGCTCGACGATTACGGATTTATTACAGATTTCGTCGAAAAGCCTAAAACCTTTGTTTCTGATCTTGCCATTATTGGGATTTATTATTTCAATTCGGCTGAGAAACTGATGGATGAGATTAATTACATCATGAGTAACGACATCAAACAGGGAGGCGAATATCAGTTAACAACCGCTCTGGAAAACCTTCGTCAGAAGGGCGCAAAATTTTCTCTGGGAAAAGTTGACGACTGGATGGATTGTGGCAATAAAAATGCTACAGTGGAGACTAATGGTAAAGTCCTTCATTATGAAAAAGAGAATGTTGCCAACTATCCCGCTACCGCTAAAATCACGAATTGTCTTATCATTCCGCCGTGTTTTATTGGGGAAAATGTAGAGATTTCAAACTCGAAAATCGGACCTTGTGTTTCGGTAGGAAACAATACCAAAATCATTAATTCAAACATCGATCACTCACTGATTCAGGAAGATACATTAATAGATCACGGAAACCTGAGCAATTCGATGATTGGAAACTCCGCACAATACTTCGGCGTTGCGAGGGAAATTTCACTGGGAGATTACTCGGTTCTGGATTTTCTTTCCAAAAGCTGA
- a CDS encoding DUF4292 domain-containing protein, with translation MKNYIIILLASVSLLSCKTQNAANAPLSTNAPVAETSAFFKEINKKPNFQQVKINSRVNVETGNFIPTLDATIYIENGQKVWMNMIAVFLNVGRGIATPDGIQGYEKWNKTYIESDFSYLNNLLNVNFIDFNSLQNLLIGKTFIPVNEKDFVLTKNAQGYTLTSAKNLKFENDGKVSEYAVQLDYANDFNLSKVNLKNVNFADNLEVSYSNWTTFESMNLPTNVKILIKGTKTSQIMLENTKFDSSKMETPYSVPNNYTKTEIR, from the coding sequence ATGAAAAATTATATCATCATCCTACTGGCTTCAGTTTCACTCCTCTCGTGTAAAACACAAAATGCTGCCAATGCACCTTTAAGCACCAACGCTCCTGTGGCGGAGACTTCTGCCTTTTTTAAAGAAATTAATAAAAAACCGAATTTCCAGCAAGTCAAGATTAATTCAAGAGTCAATGTGGAAACCGGAAACTTTATTCCTACACTCGATGCGACAATTTACATTGAAAATGGGCAAAAAGTGTGGATGAATATGATTGCAGTTTTCCTGAATGTGGGTCGCGGAATCGCAACTCCGGATGGAATTCAGGGCTATGAGAAGTGGAATAAAACCTATATCGAATCTGATTTTTCTTACCTCAATAACCTTTTGAATGTAAACTTCATCGATTTTAATTCGCTGCAAAATCTTCTCATCGGTAAAACTTTTATTCCGGTAAATGAAAAGGATTTTGTCTTAACTAAAAACGCCCAGGGTTATACATTGACCTCTGCTAAAAACTTGAAATTTGAGAACGACGGGAAGGTATCTGAATATGCCGTGCAATTAGATTATGCTAATGATTTTAATCTTTCAAAAGTTAATTTAAAGAACGTGAACTTTGCGGACAATCTGGAAGTTTCATATTCAAATTGGACTACTTTCGAATCTATGAATTTGCCAACAAACGTTAAAATATTAATAAAAGGCACAAAAACGAGCCAAATTATGTTGGAAAATACGAAATTTGACAGTTCAAAGATGGAAACTCCGTATTCCGTTCCCAATAATTATACGAAAACTGAGATTAGATGA
- a CDS encoding dihydroorotase, with product MKTLIKCAQVVNENKIFESDLLIENDIITKIEKNISPESADQVIDASGKYLLPGVIDDQVHFREPGLTHKGDIESESRAAVAGGVTSFIEQPNTVPNAVTQELLEDKYKIASEKSHANYSFMMGGTNDNLEEVLKTNPRNVAGIKLFLGSSTGNMLVDNPETLENIFSKTKMLIAVHCEDEATIRANTEKYMKEFGDDIPMKFHHLIRSEEACYISSSKAVELAEKTGARLHVFHVSTAKETALFRNDIPLKDKKVTAEVCVHHLTFTDADYETKGTLIKWNPAVKTQKDKDGLWKALLDDRIDVIATDHAPHTWEEKQNVYTKAPSGGPLVQHSLVLMIENFKNGKISLEKIVEKMCHNPAILFQVEKRGFIRENYKADLVLVDLDDGFTVSKENILYKCGWSPLEGTAFHSQITHTFVNGNIVFENGKVSEEKFGERLLFERNF from the coding sequence ATGAAAACACTTATTAAATGCGCGCAGGTCGTCAACGAAAACAAGATTTTTGAAAGCGATTTGCTTATTGAAAACGACATTATAACAAAGATTGAAAAAAATATTTCTCCCGAAAGTGCTGATCAAGTGATTGATGCTTCAGGTAAATATCTTTTGCCAGGAGTAATTGATGATCAGGTACATTTTCGCGAACCCGGATTGACGCATAAAGGGGATATTGAAAGTGAATCAAGAGCTGCGGTGGCAGGCGGAGTTACCAGTTTTATAGAACAGCCCAACACTGTTCCGAATGCCGTAACACAGGAACTTCTGGAAGATAAATATAAAATCGCATCCGAAAAATCTCATGCAAATTATTCGTTTATGATGGGTGGCACCAATGATAATCTGGAAGAAGTTTTAAAAACAAATCCCAGAAACGTGGCCGGAATTAAACTCTTTCTCGGTTCTTCCACAGGAAATATGCTCGTCGACAATCCTGAAACTTTAGAAAATATTTTCAGCAAAACCAAAATGCTTATTGCTGTTCACTGTGAAGATGAGGCGACCATCAGAGCCAATACCGAAAAGTACATGAAGGAATTTGGCGATGATATCCCGATGAAATTTCATCACCTGATCAGAAGCGAAGAGGCGTGTTATATTTCATCTTCTAAAGCGGTGGAACTGGCTGAGAAAACCGGAGCGCGCCTTCATGTTTTTCATGTTTCTACGGCAAAAGAAACTGCCCTTTTTAGAAACGATATTCCTTTAAAAGATAAAAAAGTCACTGCCGAGGTATGTGTTCATCATCTCACTTTCACCGATGCAGATTACGAAACCAAAGGAACTTTAATCAAATGGAATCCTGCGGTGAAAACTCAGAAAGATAAGGACGGTCTTTGGAAAGCGCTTTTAGATGACAGAATTGATGTAATCGCCACTGATCATGCGCCGCACACCTGGGAAGAAAAACAGAATGTTTATACCAAAGCACCGTCCGGCGGTCCGCTGGTACAGCACTCTTTAGTTCTGATGATTGAAAATTTCAAAAACGGAAAAATTTCGCTGGAGAAAATAGTGGAGAAAATGTGCCACAATCCGGCAATACTGTTTCAGGTGGAGAAGCGTGGATTTATCCGAGAAAATTATAAAGCAGACCTGGTATTGGTCGATTTAGATGACGGTTTCACTGTTTCCAAAGAAAATATTCTCTATAAATGCGGCTGGAGTCCACTGGAAGGAACTGCTTTTCATTCGCAAATTACCCACACCTTTGTCAATGGAAATATTGTTTTCGAGAACGGAAAAGTTTCGGAAGAAAAATTCGGAGAAAGATTACTTTTCGAGAGGAATTTTTGA
- a CDS encoding lipopolysaccharide biosynthesis protein, which produces MYKKLLGQTALYGLTTVIIRLFPFIINPYITNAFGPAAYAPFADFYSVAGVIAVLLTHGMETTFFRFALDEKNDERLISTAFFSVAAATLLFLTFSLTFSNELAVAFKTPTQVDLLTILVIILSLDAFCAMPFVMLRKNERPVKYATVKITNGVINFLLVILFLQILPRMPDGFLGLKYNPQFGIGYVFVANLVASGVTFLLLFNEIFVAKLKHFSWQLWQKMIKYSWPIMIAGLAGIINETMDRQFLKFLLPEEIGRHELGVYGAVAKIVTFVVLFRQAYVLGIEPFFFSHSKNENAGKTYAKLMDVFIAVNCMIIVFLCVNLEWISRFYLRNPEYYEGIPILPILFFASLFLGIYLNLSVWYKLSDKTIVGSYISFLGAAVTIAINFYFIPRYGYWASAWATIASYFVMMVVSYIWGQIKHPLPYNLYGNVIIICVTIIVSLVYYQNFKDNFWLGNLIFVVLAVILIKTQKLIPQSLLNKFKR; this is translated from the coding sequence TTGTACAAGAAACTGCTGGGACAAACTGCGCTCTATGGACTTACCACGGTAATTATCCGGTTGTTCCCCTTTATCATTAATCCTTACATCACTAATGCTTTCGGGCCCGCAGCTTATGCGCCGTTTGCGGATTTCTATTCGGTAGCAGGAGTTATTGCAGTTTTGCTGACTCACGGTATGGAGACAACATTTTTCCGTTTTGCGCTGGATGAAAAGAATGATGAAAGACTGATATCTACCGCATTTTTCAGTGTAGCTGCGGCAACGCTCCTGTTTCTTACCTTCTCTCTCACCTTCAGCAATGAACTTGCAGTCGCTTTCAAAACGCCCACACAGGTGGATTTGCTGACAATTCTGGTGATCATCCTGTCACTGGATGCATTTTGCGCGATGCCTTTCGTAATGCTTAGAAAGAATGAAAGACCGGTAAAGTATGCTACGGTGAAAATCACCAACGGAGTTATCAATTTTCTGCTGGTTATACTGTTTCTTCAAATTTTACCGAGGATGCCGGATGGATTTTTAGGTTTAAAGTATAATCCTCAGTTTGGTATCGGTTATGTTTTCGTCGCTAATCTTGTTGCGAGTGGCGTAACTTTCCTGCTCTTATTTAATGAGATTTTCGTCGCCAAACTGAAACATTTCTCATGGCAACTTTGGCAGAAAATGATCAAATATTCGTGGCCAATCATGATTGCAGGTTTGGCCGGAATCATCAACGAAACCATGGACAGGCAGTTTCTTAAATTTCTTCTGCCCGAAGAAATCGGAAGGCACGAATTGGGCGTTTATGGTGCAGTGGCTAAGATTGTAACGTTTGTGGTGCTATTCAGGCAGGCCTATGTGCTGGGAATTGAACCTTTCTTTTTCAGTCATTCAAAAAACGAAAATGCAGGGAAAACCTATGCGAAACTCATGGATGTTTTTATTGCGGTAAACTGTATGATCATTGTTTTTCTCTGTGTGAATCTGGAGTGGATTTCGAGATTTTACCTTAGAAATCCGGAATATTACGAGGGAATTCCAATCCTTCCGATCCTGTTTTTTGCAAGCCTTTTTTTAGGAATTTACCTGAATCTTTCCGTTTGGTACAAACTTTCAGATAAAACCATCGTGGGCAGTTATATTTCATTTCTTGGCGCCGCGGTTACCATTGCCATTAACTTTTATTTTATTCCGAGGTACGGCTACTGGGCTTCTGCATGGGCAACTATCGCTTCATATTTTGTAATGATGGTAGTTTCTTATATTTGGGGGCAAATTAAGCACCCGCTTCCGTATAATCTTTATGGGAATGTTATTATTATTTGCGTAACGATTATTGTTTCGCTCGTGTATTACCAAAACTTCAAAGACAATTTCTGGCTGGGTAATCTGATTTTTGTAGTATTAGCCGTTATTTTAATTAAAACCCAGAAGCTGATTCCGCAAAGTCTACTGAATAAATTTAAGAGATAA